Proteins encoded within one genomic window of Hypomesus transpacificus isolate Combined female unplaced genomic scaffold, fHypTra1 scaffold_42, whole genome shotgun sequence:
- the ssh1a gene encoding protein phosphatase Slingshot homolog 1 — protein sequence MLNNFQRTFENTKKLILFVFLQRCTYNDYDRPCTYGRLSFYGDIEKTQLPPDSSSPGIRHRILRQAIPAWLACLPAMALVTLQRSPTPSAASTASTTTTNAGEDFGSDDERRLNQSLSESFFMVKGAALFLQQGSGPQGQRAHPYHKHTGDLPQHLQVMINILRSEDRIKLAVRLESAWSERVRYMVVVYTGGHQDTEENILLGMDFINKDSKSCSIGMVLPLWSDTKIHLDGDGGFSVNTVGRAHVFKPVSVQAMWSALQILHKACEVSRRYNYFPGGMALTWTGFYESCVSSEQSCINEWNAMRDLETARPDSPTMFLDKPSERERTECLIKAKLRSIMMCQDLENVTSKEIRSELEHHMSCNLNEYKEFIDNEMLLILGQMDKPTLIFDHLYLGSEWNASNLEELQDTGVGYILNVTREIDNFFPGTFSYHNIRVYDEEATDLLAHWNETYNFIVKAKKSRSKCLVHCKMGVSRSASTVIAYAMKEYGWSLEKAYSFVKQKRSITRPNAGFMRQLAEYEGILDASKQRHNKLWRPDCDLTDNQAGAPCCEGGEEAGPPTPEPGMSPCCVEALSDKASSRLSPPRRAVSLAVDPAYNNYYFRRLSDSALDSEPSTPVRGPPLLDVGRVFIEIEDVERDALLDDEAFEGREGPPLPHFGASGEGTAAQTCPRGTEPLEELRLRLEFSTVEEEDEEEVQKEEAEMEALMQPGGGGGGGGGEGDGEGDGEEEMVQDVEEEGDKESNEMDMATLNRLGNENSNNNNNSRMHPLLNFTPAAAVKPAPAVQPSALSRAHSKPRTAGVPLASGPAPPPCRGPGSHPCVYVETFSAKLPFSPNPPPTLPLPSTAPPTLPLPSPSTTPPTLPLPSTAPPTLPLPSPNNVCCSVRTPWAPLCNNANSAALLCQAPADVHRDTPLSLEGTEPLPVPECQRLVLEEERPAPACLPAQQTTLLEGQRSGLVRRTAQRLERLSGSSQDGPQPLDPHPATRKPPSGGEGALASSSSPRDPLPEPLASPVRLDPLLAPSGAQTPASSPHGAALTRSSSSESLRSVRGTPGLVRQRAQEIEMRMRLAGLTLPSRLKRSNSLAKLGSLTFSSEDLCSICSMDGGAALLMLSLSPEPEAPSPDWPSPLQGPPSATSGPLRSPPRS from the exons GATTTTGGGAGTGACGATGAACGCAGGCTTAATCAGAG CCTGAGCGAGAGCTTCTTCATGGTGAAGGGTGCGGCTCTCTTCCTGCAGCAGGGCAGCGGGCCCCAGGGACAGAGGGCACACCCCTATCACAAGCACACAG GAGACTTACCTCAGCACCTGCAGGTGATGATAAACATTCTTCGCTCGGAGGACCGAATTAAACTG GCGGTGCGTCTGGAGAGCGCTTGGTCGGAGCGCGTGCGCTACATGGTGGTGGTGTACACCGGGGGCCACCAGGACACTGAGGAGAACATCCTGCTGGGGATGGACTTCATCAACAAGGACAg TAAAAGCTGCTCCATCGGCATGGTTCTTCCTCTGTGGAGCGACACCAAGATCCACCTGGACGGAGACGG GGGTTTCAGCGTGAACACGGTCGGTCGGGCTCACGTCTTCAAGCCCGTGTCGGTGCAAGCCATGTG GTCGGCCCTCCAGATCCTGCACAAGGCGTGCGAGGTGTCCCGCAGGTACAACTACTTCCCCGGGGGCATGGCGCTCACCTGGACGGGCTTCTACGAGAGCTGTGTGTCCTCGGAGCAGAGCTGCATCAACGAGTGGAACGCCATGAGAGACCTGGAGACGGCCAGGCCAGACTCACCCACCATGTTCCTGGACAA GCcttcagagagagagcggaCAGAGTGCCTTATCAAAGCCAAACTCAGAAGCATCATGATGTGCCAAGACCTGGAGAACGTCACCTCCAAGGAG ATCCGTAGTGAGCTGGAACACCACATGAGCTGCAACCTCAACGAGTACAAGGAGTTTATCGACAACGAGATGCTGCTGATCCTGGGCCAGATGGACAAGCCCACGCTCATCTTCGACCACCTCTACCTG GGCTCAGAGTGGAACGCGTCCAACCTGGAGGAGCTACAGGATACAGG GGTCGGCTACATCCTCAACGTCACGCGGGAGATCGACAACTTCTTCCCAGGAACCTTCTCCTACCACAACATCCGCGTCTACGACGAGGAGGCTACCGACCTCCTGGCTCACTGGAACGAGACGTACAACTTCATCGTCAAAGCCAA GAAGAGCCGCTCCAAGTGTCTGGTCCACTGCAAGATGGGCGTTAGCCGCTCGGCGTCCACGGTGATCGCCTACGCCATGAAGGAGTACGGCTGGTCGCTGGAAAAGGCCTACAGCTTCGTCAAGCAGAAGAGGAGCATCACACGGCCCAACGCCGGCTTCATGAGGCAGCTGGCCGAGTACGAGGGCATCCTGGACGCCAG TAAGCAGCGCCACAACAAGCTGTGGCGCCCGGACTGCGATCTCACCGACAACCAGGCGGGGGCGCCCTGCTGCGAGGGGGGCGAGGAAGCGGGCCCCCCGACCCCCGAGCCAGGCATGTCCCCCTGCTGTGTCGAGGCGCTGAGCGACAAGGCCTCGTCCCGCCTCTCACCCCCCCGCAGAGCGGTCAGCCTGGCTGTGGACCCCGCCTACAACAACTATTACTTCCGCCGGCTGTCCGACTCCGCCCTGGACAGCGAGCCGTCTACGCCGGTGCGTGGGCCTCCTCTCCTGGACGTGGGCCGCGTCTTTATCGAGATCGAAGACGTGGAGAGGGACGCTCTTCTGGACGACGAGGCCTTCGAGGGGCGCGAGGGCCCGCCGCTGCCCCACTTCGGGGCCTCCGGGGAGGGCACGGCCGCCCAGACCTGCCCCCGGGGCACGGAGCCCCTGGAAGAACTCCGGCTGCGGCTTGAGTTCAGcacggtggaggaggaggacgaggaggaggtgcagaaggaggaggcagagatggaggctctgatgcagcctggaggaggaggaggaggaggaggaggagagggcgatGGAGAGGgcgatggagaggaggagatggttcaggatgtggaggaggagggggataagGAGAGCAACGAGATGGACATGGCAACCCTCAATCGCCTTGGCAACGAGaactccaacaacaacaacaacagccgcaTGCATCCTCTCCTTAACTTCACT cctgCCGCTGCTGTAAAACCTGCGCCTGCAGTCCAGCCCTCCGCCCTGTCCAGAGCCCACAGCAAGCCCAGGACCGCAGGGGTTCCCCTGGCCTCGgggccagcccctcctccctgcagggGGCCTGGCTCTCATCCCTGTGTCTATGTGGAGACGTTTAGTGCCAAGCTACCCTTCTCCCCCAAccctcctcctaccctccctctcccctccaccgcccctcctaccctccctctcccctcc ccctccaccacccctcctaccctccctctcccctccaccgcccctcctaccctccctctcccctccccaaacAACGTCTGCTGCTCTGTGCGAACCCCCTGGGCCCCCCTGTGTAACAATGCCAACAGTGCTGCCCTGCTCTGTCAAGCCCCAGCAGACGTCCACAGggacacccccctctccctggagGGCACAGAGCCCCTCCCCGTGCCTGAGTGCCAGAGGCtggtcctggaggaggagaggccagcgcctgcctgcctcccgGCCCAGCAGACGACCCTGCTGGAGGGGCAGAGGTCCGGCTTGGTCCGGCGCACGGCCCAGAGACTGGAGAGGCTCTCCGGTTCGTCCCAGGACGGGCCGCAGCCTCTTGacccccacccagccacccGGAAGCCCCCcagcggaggagagggggctctGGCATCCTCCTCCTCGCCGAGAGACCCCCTCCCCGAGCCCCTCGCCTCCCCCGTGCGCCTGGACCCCCTGCTGGCCCCCTCTGGGGCACAGACCCCGGCCTCCTCCCCCCACGGCGCCGCCCTGACGCGCAGCTCCAGCAGCGAAAGCCTGCGCAGTGTGAGGGGCACGCCCGGTCTGGTGCGCCAGCGGGCGCAGGAAATCGAGATGCGCATGCGGCTGGCAGGTCTCACCCTGCCCTCCCGCCTCAAGCGCTCCAACTCCCTGGCCAAGCTGGGTAGCCTCACCTTCTCCTCCGAAGACCTCTGCTCTATCTGCTCCATGGACGGAGGGGCGGCCCTGTTGATGCTCTCGCTGTCCCCCGAACCAGAGGCCCCCAGCCCGGActggcccagccccctccaggggCCCCCTTCCGCCACCTCCGGCCCCCTGAGGAGCCCCCCCAGGAGCTGA